The candidate division KSB1 bacterium genome segment GCATACCGTAGTACATCAGCAGCGCGCCGAGGTTGGCGTACCCCAGCCCCAAAGGCCGGAAACGGTGACTGTTGCGGGTAATTTTTTCCGTGGGATACGAAGCGTTGTCGACAATAATTTCCTGGGCAATGATCATCACGTGCACGGCGCGGCGAAAGGATTCGACATCGAAGGAGCCGTCTTTTTTAATAAATTTCATCAAGTTCAAGGAGGCGAGGTTGCAGGAGGAATCATCGATAAACATGTATTCGCTGCAGGGATTCGAGGCATTGATCGGCGCAGAGTTTGGACAGGTGTGCCACTTGTTGATGGTGGTATGAAACTGAATGCCCGGATCGCCGCAAATGTGCGCCGCTTCACAGATTTGTTTCATGATGTCGCGCGCACGGTAGCGGTCGATGATTTCGCCCGTTGTTACGGCGCGCGTACACCATTCGCGGTCCTCTTCGACGGCCTTCATAAACTCATCGGTCACCCGCACGCTGTTGTTCGAATTTTGGAAAAAGACCGAGCTGTAGGCCTCGCCATTGAATGAGCCGTCATAGCCGGCATCGATCAGCGCCCAGGCTTTTTTCTCTTCATTGGCCTTGCAATTGATGAATTCCACGATGTCGGGATGATCGACGTTGAGGATCACCATTTTGGCCGCGCGCCGCGTTTTACCGCCCGATTTAATAACGCCGGCAAATGCATCATAGCCCCGCATAAACGACACCGGTCCCGAAGCGTGTCCGCCGGTGCTCAAATATTCCTTTGACGACCGCAATGTGGAAAAGTTGGTGCCCGTCCCGGACCCCCACTTGAAAAGCAGCCCTTCGGTCTTGGCTAAATCCAGAATCGAGCCCATGTCATCCTCGACCGAATTGATAAAGCAGGCTGAGCATTGCGGCTTTTCTTCGCAGCCCAAATTGAACCAGACCGGACTGTTAAAGGAGGCCTTCTGATTGACGAGAAGGTGCGTCAATTCTGCCTCAAAGACATCGGCCTCTTCCTGGGAGGAGAAATACTGATCCTTCAGTCCCCATTGCTTCAGCGTCGTCACGACGCGGTCGATCATTTCCTTGACGCTGGTCTCCTGCTTTCCTTTGTCGCGATAGGTGTGAAAATATTTCGAAGCCACAATGTTGATCGCCGTCTGCGACCAACTTTTGGGGACCTCGACGTTTTCGCGCTGAAAAAGGACCTGGCCCTTATCGTTGGTGATAGTAGCCGTGCGGTATTCCCATTCGATTTCGTCGTAAGGATGCCGACCGGCGGTCGTGAAATGGCGCACCAACTGCAGCTTTTTGGCGCTGCCGTTGGACGGAATTTTAAAAATCTTTTGATCGATCGCCTCCACTGCGTTTGCGGCATCGCCGAAATCGATTTGCAGCTCGGTAATTTTTTTCATCCTTCCCCTCGTCATCCAGGAAATTCAAAAGGCCTATCTATGGCGGGAATCAAAGACCCGCTGGGCAATATATCAATCGCTATGTGCAATGTCAATAAAAAAATCTATATCTTGTGTTAATTTTTAGACAGACATCAATAAATTGAACATTTGATGCAGCTGACCTAACACGGCACATCGAATCATAATTCCCAAAAATGCATTGCAAGAAAAAAATATTGCAAAGCGCATGGCAACAACGGCGTATCATTACAAAAGATGAAGAAAAAATTTAACCACCTATTTGAGGTGACACTTTAATTATCGGCCATGCAGGAGAGCTTTGGTCATTGGACCAGTGTCCGCAAACTGCTTCCTGATAATAAAAGATGTTGAAATCGAATTCTTGCCGAAACGCGCTTTGCAACAGCATCTTGAATTTTTATGCATGATCCGTTCATGGTTATGAGCTGACTGCAGCCGAAATTTCGTTTAACTTTATCGAATAGCTCGCCGGCAGGCTCGATAGGGCATTCAATTTTCTATTCTTCCGGATAAATCCACGGTGCGCGATAGGCGCGTCGCAAGAGCTTGTTGGCCTCATCGTCGTTCGGGCAGCGTTCGGCGCGGCCGTCCCAGCGAATGCCGCGCCCCAGTTTATGCGACAGCATGCCGAGGAGGCTCATATTGGTCGATCGGTGCAGGATTTCGATGTCGCATACCGGTTTTTGCCGCGTCTTGATGCATCGCATAAAGTCGGCCCATAGTTCGGGGATGTTTTGATCATCCGGCTGATGCAGTTTTGGGTCTTCGTGGATGAGTTTTCCGCTCTTTTTCGCCGGATAGAACGTCCAACCGTCATGCCAGCCGATATGCACAATGCCCTCCGTGCCGTAAAAGTAGATGCCCAGGGGATGCTTTTCGCAATCGTTGCCTCCGTAACGCCGCGTCTCCCACACGGCGGTAAAGGTCTCGAATTGGAAATTGACGCTTTGTGTATCGGGGGCATCGGGGTTATCTTGGGCGATGAATTTTCCTCCCGCAGAATGCACATACGTCGGGTAGAGCTCCTCAGACCACCAAAGGATGTGGTCCATCCAGTGGACGCCCCAATCCCCCAACGTGCCGTTGGCAAAGTCGAGGAACTGACGAAAACCCCGCGGGTGGATGCGGCGATTGAAAGGCCGCAGGGGCGCGGGGCCGCAGTACAAGTCCCAATCGAGACCGTCCGGCGGATCTTCATCCGGCGTCATTTCCCCGGGGCCGCCGCTGGAAAAAACAAAAGCGCGAATAAAGCCGATTTTTCCGGCGCCGCCCTTTTTCAAAAAGTCGATGGCCGCCATATTATGTGGGGAAACACGGCGGTGAGTGCCGACCTGAACGATGCGGCCGTATTTCCGCGCCGCATTCACCATGGCGCGGCCTTCCATGATGGTGTGTCCAATCGGCTTTTCGACGTACACATCGGCACCCGCCTTGACGGCATCAATGGTCTGCAGGGCATGCCAATGGTCGGGTGAGGCGACGATGGCAATTTCCGGCTTGACCTCGTGCAAAAGGTCGCGGTAGTCGTTGTACATTTTCGGCTTGCGGCCGGTGAGCTTTTCGATTTCTGCTGCCGCGTTTTCGCGAATTGTGCGATCGACATCGCACAGAGCGGTCATCTCAACCTCGCCGCTTTGCAGCGCCATGCGCGCGATGTTCATTCCCCACCAGCCCGAACCGATGAGCGCCGTTCGATACTTTTTCGGCTGCATTCCCAGGAGCGCCGGCATTCCCAGTGCCGCAGCTCCCGCAACTGATTTAACGAATGTCCTGCGATTCATTTGATCCCTCGCAA includes the following:
- a CDS encoding vitamin B12-dependent ribonucleotide reductase, translating into MKKITELQIDFGDAANAVEAIDQKIFKIPSNGSAKKLQLVRHFTTAGRHPYDEIEWEYRTATITNDKGQVLFQRENVEVPKSWSQTAINIVASKYFHTYRDKGKQETSVKEMIDRVVTTLKQWGLKDQYFSSQEEADVFEAELTHLLVNQKASFNSPVWFNLGCEEKPQCSACFINSVEDDMGSILDLAKTEGLLFKWGSGTGTNFSTLRSSKEYLSTGGHASGPVSFMRGYDAFAGVIKSGGKTRRAAKMVILNVDHPDIVEFINCKANEEKKAWALIDAGYDGSFNGEAYSSVFFQNSNNSVRVTDEFMKAVEEDREWCTRAVTTGEIIDRYRARDIMKQICEAAHICGDPGIQFHTTINKWHTCPNSAPINASNPCSEYMFIDDSSCNLASLNLMKFIKKDGSFDVESFRRAVHVMIIAQEIIVDNASYPTEKITRNSHRFRPLGLGYANLGALLMYYGMPYDSDEGRAMAAAITALMTGQAYLSSAILAGSMGPFEEFEKNREPMLRVIRMHQDAVEEKIDPKLVPSSLLAAVKEAWNDAAEMGKRYGYRNAQVTVLAPTGTIGFMMDCDTTGIEPELALVKFKNLVGGGQIKLVNNTVKEALKRLKYAQEQIKDILNYIDQFDTIEGAPHLKEEHLPVFDCAFKPLKGKRFIHYLGHVRMMAAVQSFLSGAISKTVNMPNDATPEDIENTYMQAWKMGLKSIAIYRDGSKRTQPLSTGKNEENASYAPLGSRGVRRRLPDERKAVTHKFEIGGHEGYITVGEYDDGTPGEIFIRMAKEGSTVSGLMDVFATAISIGLQSGVPLETYVRKFSHTRFEPYGFTNNPKIRIASSVADYIFRWLEMRYLKPAESDSSSEPQLHTLTGVESRNLETQQLLKQQSRSSDSTFLLDQDAPACSGCGSIMVRNGACYKCLNCGETSGCS
- a CDS encoding Gfo/Idh/MocA family oxidoreductase, which gives rise to MNRRTFVKSVAGAAALGMPALLGMQPKKYRTALIGSGWWGMNIARMALQSGEVEMTALCDVDRTIRENAAAEIEKLTGRKPKMYNDYRDLLHEVKPEIAIVASPDHWHALQTIDAVKAGADVYVEKPIGHTIMEGRAMVNAARKYGRIVQVGTHRRVSPHNMAAIDFLKKGGAGKIGFIRAFVFSSGGPGEMTPDEDPPDGLDWDLYCGPAPLRPFNRRIHPRGFRQFLDFANGTLGDWGVHWMDHILWWSEELYPTYVHSAGGKFIAQDNPDAPDTQSVNFQFETFTAVWETRRYGGNDCEKHPLGIYFYGTEGIVHIGWHDGWTFYPAKKSGKLIHEDPKLHQPDDQNIPELWADFMRCIKTRQKPVCDIEILHRSTNMSLLGMLSHKLGRGIRWDGRAERCPNDDEANKLLRRAYRAPWIYPEE